The following is a genomic window from Onthophagus taurus isolate NC chromosome 1, IU_Otau_3.0, whole genome shotgun sequence.
GTTGAAATGATCCCATATGCGTCGGTCAATAAAGGTTACAAGTATATACTGACTGTTATCAAcgctttttcaaaatacgcATGGGCCTTACCACTCAAAACCAAAACTGGGAAAGAGGTTACTCAAGCTATGAAGGACATTTTGCAtagtaaaaagaatattactcCGAGCAACTTACAAACCGATAATGGGAAAGAGTTTTACAAtagcgattttcaaaaattaatggaacAACTTAACATTAATCATTACAGCACCTATTCCACTTTAAAAAGCTCGATTATCGAACGGTTTAATAgaaccctaaaaaataaaatgtggaaagaatttagtatgcaAGGAAATTATCGCTGGTTAGACTTACTACCcaaattactaaaatcttaCAACAACACAATACATCGCACCATTCACATGAAACCTTCAGCTGTTAATCGACGAAATGAATCTGCTCTGTTAAATACTGTATACAATTCCATTAAAGTTGTCGACCCCAACCaccataaatttaatgtggGGGAACACGTGCGAATTAGCAAGTACAGACACGCTTTTGCTAAAGGTTACCAACCAACTTGGtccaatgaaattttcaccatagCGACAGTTCAAAATACTAATCCCAGGACTTACCTTATTAAAGATGGTAGAGGAGAACCCAttcttggagcattttacgACGAAGAATTACAACGTGTGAAACACCcggatgtatttttaattgaaaaagttcttcgtcgaaaaggaaataaagtcCGAGTGAAATGGTTGGGAATGGATAGctctcataattcttggattgcaaaaaaggatgtattataatttttacactaagaaaataaaaaactttttttttaatttcgttgattttatttcaagtaacctttttaacaacctactttctactttatatacaagttttgtgatacaagcaagtattttttttttttacaaattaactgATCGCAATTTAACTAGCCATACATGTTTACGTTTAACAACTCCAATAAGTTGTCCAAAAGATCTTCCCTGCGTAGATCTTCAATAAGATAGTTTCCCCAAGCTAACGTATGACATCCATCCTCCATCACGTAACGTTTATCGTCATGTGCAGAGAGCGCCACTTTATTCTTTAGTTCTGTATACATCGTGTGATAGGAGGAGCGAAAGACATACATCTTTTTTCGCACAGAACCTCCATCTTCGATAATCCGTTTATATTCTGAAACACTTaagtttttatcgataacataCTTTTTCACACCCTTGGCACGCTTGACAACTccttccaaagtgttaatacaaTAAGCTTTAGCTCCTGTACCATAAAACGATGTTAATATCGTATTTGGGTActcatctttcatttttccaACTATCGGCGGCCCTGGAGGAATATTATGTCTGTTGTTTAACTTGTAATTAGAGGTATCGAACAtctctatattttctttgatatcctGGTATACATTCTCAGTAAATATTTCGAGAATTAACGAATCCGTATCtgtatataacaataatacgttttcaccatatttctcttttaaaaaattataaaaaaagttataaatgacCGCTTTCGACAATTCCAGTACGCTAAACCCTACATACAGAGGTTTGTTATATTTGACCTCCACCTTCTGCATTTCAATGGCTGCCAAATTatggcagaaaattttcgatgactTGAAAGTCGGCTTTGCGATAAGAGCTTCTGCACCGGGTCTCCTGTAACGATTCTCCCAATGTGACACTAATCGTATATCGactctattttcaacattttccatcGTTTTCCCATACAcgatattattcatttgtttataatgatttttcccAAATTCATTCGTAGCATTCATTCGTTTCtcagagttaaaatcgatatatgGTTTCATCCACGGCGATTGTTGAAATTGCAATGCACGGTGTATTTTGGTTAGCTTAAGACCTTTTTTCACACATTCACGTAGGTTTACATAGTGAATTatgtatttcgatttattttgtaagttcGCAATCAACTTAGGATGCTTCGATCCGGGAGCGATTATGTTTTCGGGACAAAACGGTAGATCATCATGCTGGTTGTGTAACCTTTCGGGATACTCCAAATCCACTTCAAAGACATAACCAAGGTGTTCATCATCTAAACACTCCACATCTATATCTGCTATTTCTTGGTTCGACAACCATCGAAAACCGCCTGTTGGTAATTTACAACTCATTGCATACCCATACAAATTGGTAGCATCCAAGTATAGAATATATGATGATGGTTTTTCCGGGTTAAAATCGTCAAGGAACTTGTTGTTTGCTATTGCAGATCGTTTTACACACATACAGAGACCGCCTCTAATTCctttcttaaaaaagtgtaacaTGTCAATGTCTGAtaacaattctaattttacacctgTCATTTTTAACAGAGCATCCCACCCAAACCCGGGCGCAGTATAATAATGGCAAGGATCCAGATTGTAATTCTCCAAAGATATTGtcctgaaattttcaaagacgTCAGTCAACATTAACACATCTGACGTCAAATACAGGTCACTGTATTCTCCCAACGTTGTacacttaaatttattccatacAGTCTGTGCTCTAGAGTATTGTTCCTTTGAAATATTACTTGAACTCAATATGTCGTAAAACTGTGTATGATCAGGCAATTTACTATACTCCAACTTTTCAAACGAATCTACGAACGAATATGGAAATACACCTTTCTGGCGCATCAATCTAAATTCTTCAGagtctttgaatttttttttcacttccaCACAATCCTTATCATCCAAATATGAAACCAACTTTTCCAAAGAACTCGCCATAAATCTAAACGAGTCGACGaatcttattttcataaacacttTGCGTTTCTTTCCCTTGTTATCGGTTGTTTCTCCGacaactatttttttggaaaaagaaatatatttttctttgttttgtgctatcacctctactTCCTCCTTGTTTAGGGCAATACTTTTCACAAACATGTGGGCATCGTAATTCGACAGGTTGTGGAAAAACACAGGGATAAACAtcggtaatttataatttatattgcagACGGAATGCGCAGGACCCCTATACAATCCTGTCAAGTGATCGTGATCACACACTTtctcttctttgtttattgGTTTATCACAAATGTGACATACGGAACTCAGTTCATGTACAAATTGGTCCAGACAGCTTAGCGGTATCATATCCTTTGTTTGcctcaaatgttgtttatagatctctattacatccttctccaatcttataataaattccaGAGCAGCGTTTCGCCCTCGGTATATTCGGAATTTCGATAAGTTATCATCGTAAGCACACTTAATGTAGTACGCAAACGCGTATGGTTCGTGTTCAAAACATCGGGCCGTATATGGTTTATTATCATCGTAAACTTTTCCTTCTTCGGGCGTTAAGGGTTTCAGAATCGCCTCGAAATCGGCGTACACCACAAACggaactttcatttttttttcaaatccttcaaattgtaaaacattttccttttctagATGTCCGAACTTattcacttttatttgttcGCTTGGTACTGTTGctttcacttttttacagTCATCCATCTGATGTCGTACCAACTTGTCTTCAGTTGAAAAGTATTGCAAACAACCCTCACAAATATATCTTTGATGTTCATGAGTCGATGATTGTGTATTTATCAGTcgagataagttttttatccaacaatagtGGTTATTCCCGAAATTGTCGCTGACTACTAATAAGTTTACATGACGCTCCCGTTTCtgtttacatatacatacagttACAATATCATCTACCATTTTCTCTCCATTATACCAAGAATTTATACCATAGACGTTaattgaaatgttattttcttcctcaAATTTTGGTATGTCTCTGATGGGTACTGGGAATGTTACGCAGTCaaactttaattctgtttcCCTATAATCTGGGTATGATGATATTCTTTGCGGTAAACCTGTGGGTTGGTACAGCGCGGACATCAGTGCCCAAGCAAAGCActtattatcgttattttgCACATTTATTACCGCTCTCTTCCCTTTTATGGATGTCGGTAAGTCGATGTAGCTCGATGCTCTTGTAGGATTAAACTTGTTACAGTTCACTTCAAGATATAATATTTCCAACAAGGTCCAACCTGCAGTATTAACGCCTTTAGTTTCGCATTTTACTACTTTTCTATTCTTATACTCTTACCTGAGTCCCGTTCTTGGAATTCCGACATTTTCACCATAATCTCGTCCATAAAGTCCTCGTATGTTTGGTACAAGTCTACGGCtactgttataattttattttttgtgttgaatgatttgatttccacttcttccttcgtatttatgaaatacaatCCAAAAATTTCCGTATTCACTTTTAAACTACCATTTACATTCCTCACGGACTGTATCAAACTGATAACTTTTTCTCTAATTCGGTTACTGAATTCCTTCATGTCTACGTACTTCCGTTCATGATCGCTCACTCTAAAACTacatattttatctccaaatatcgaatctattttttctacacCATCATCTATTATTACGAAGGCTTTCTGTTTATGTTTGTTGCTGCGCAGATGTGAGGAATAACATTGTCTGGTTACGTGTTCATCACATATTTCACACACTATAACATCTCCTTGTTGATCCTCTTCCACCTTTCGACGTTTCCCAATACATGCTGTGCGTTGATGTCTCACAAGATTATCTGGTCTAGTAAACTCTTTGTAACACACGTCGCAGGTCAACATGTTCACAACACTCTTACTTCAATACTGTTGAACACGATTTTCTATCTGCTATTTAAAGCATACCTCCTCCGAAGTGGGGTTTTCAATGAACTCACGTCGTGTAACCTTCATTTCAGGTCACGTACAAGGTCAATGTCAtggtcacaattaaggttgacttcaaggtctccgttgaggtcaaagtaaaggtcattgttcaggtcaaggttactgatcaaggtcatggtcactaaacgtgatcttgacctgaggtgagctcaaagtaaaggtcattgtttaggtctaggttactggtcaacgaccccctttgcaatagccgattctggaacctcctcccagaacctcagggcaaggtcaaggtcaaggtcactcaacgtgaccttggccttgaccttgacctgaggttctgagaggaggttctagaaTCGGCTTTTATCTACTACTATTATAAGTTCGCCTCCTAGCTTGTAGAGCTCTTGTGGAATGTTATCAATACCGGGCATCTTTTTGTTTCTTTGTGCCTTGATTTGTTTAACCTTCTCTAATATTGGAGATTCTATCTATACCTCTTGTTTCTCTCAGGGCGTTATTCTTAGATCTTGACTCTCTATTTGTTCCTCTTGTGTGTCAAGCGAGCTTTGAAAGTGTATTTTCCATGTCGTTTTTATCATTTGTGTTTCGCTTATTACCTATCGTTTAGCGTAAATGTCTATAAG
Proteins encoded in this region:
- the LOC139431321 gene encoding uncharacterized protein; translated protein: MLTCDVCYKEFTRPDNLVRHQRTACIGKRRKVEEDQQGDVIVCEICDEHVTRQCYSSHLRSNKHKQKAFVIIDDGVEKIDSIFGDKICSFRVSDHERKYVDMKEFSNRIREKVISLIQSVRNVNGSLKVNTEIFGLYFINTKEEVEIKSFNTKNKIITVAVDLYQTYEDFMDEIMVKMSEFQERDSGWTLLEILYLEVNCNKFNPTRASSYIDLPTSIKGKRAVINVQNNDNKCFAWALMSALYQPTGLPQRISSYPDYRETELKFDCVTFPVPIRDIPKFEEENNISINVYGINSWYNGEKMVDDIVTVCICKQKRERHVNLLVVSDNFGNNHYCWIKNLSRLINTQSSTHEHQRYICEGCLQYFSTEDKLVRHQMDDCKKVKATVPSEQIKVNKFGHLEKENVLQFEGFEKKMKVPFVVYADFEAILKPLTPEEGKVYDDNKPYTARCFEHEPYAFAYYIKCAYDDNLSKFRIYRGRNAALEFIIRLEKDVIEIYKQHLRQTKDMIPLSCLDQFVHELSSVCHICDKPINKEEKVCDHDHLTGLYRGPAHSVCNINYKLPMFIPVFFHNLSNYDAHMFVKSIALNKEEVEVIAQNKEKYISFSKKIVVGETTDNKGKKRKVFMKIRFVDSFRFMASSLEKLVSYLDDKDCVEVKKKFKDSEEFRLMRQKGVFPYSFVDSFEKLEYSKLPDHTQFYDILSSSNISKEQYSRAQTVWNKFKCTTLGEYSDLYLTSDVLMLTDVFENFRTISLENYNLDPCHYYTAPGFGWDALLKMTGVKLELLSDIDMLHFFKKGIRGGLCMCVKRSAIANNKFLDDFNPEKPSSYILYLDATNLYGYAMSCKLPTGGFRWLSNQEIADIDVECLDDEHLGYVFEVDLEYPERLHNQHDDLPFCPENIIAPGSKHPKLIANLQNKSKYIIHYVNLRECVKKGLKLTKIHRALQFQQSPWMKPYIDFNSEKRMNATNEFGKNHYKQMNNIVYGKTMENVENRVDIRLVSHWENRYRRPGAEALIAKPTFKSSKIFCHNLAAIEMQKVEVKYNKPLYVGFSVLELSKAVIYNFFYNFLKEKYGENVLLLYTDTDSLILEIFTENVYQDIKENIEMFDTSNYKLNNRHNIPPGPPIVGKMKDEYPNTILTSFYGTGAKAYCINTLEGVVKRAKGVKKYVIDKNLSVSEYKRIIEDGGSVRKKMYVFRSSYHTMYTELKNKVALSAHDDKRYVMEDGCHTLAWGNYLIEDLRREDLLDNLLELLNVNMYG